The genome window TCCGGTGGTGCCGACCCTGCAGTCGGTGAAGCCGGTGCGGCCTAGCTGACGAAGTACGTCGGGTTGGGCAGCTTGTACGTCCGGTCGGCGTAGCCGCCGTCAAGGTCGGAGTACTGGTCGCCGAAGTTGGCGACGATGTCGTACCCCAGGTCCTCGATGTGCTTGCGGGTGCCGGACTTGTACTGGACGGTCGTGCACTTCCAGGCACCCGGGGTGGCGCAGCCGCTCAGGTAGGACGGCGGGTTGGCCGCGTCCTTGAGGAACATGTGGTCGGCGTCGAGGTTCACATCGGCGCCGACCTTCTTCAGGTTCTCGACGGCGGCGGAGCGCTGCGCCTCGCTGAGCCCCGAGTTGTAGAAGACCTCGACGCCCTTGGACGCGGCGTACCGGACGAGTTCGGGGCTGCCGAACACCGCGGGGCGGTCCGCCCTGTTCACGTACGCGGCCCAGGTCGCCGAGTTGTACGTGTAGTTGTAGCGCTTCTCGTAGTCGAGGCTGAGCAGCAGCGTGTCGTCGATGTCGAAGACGACGGCCGGCTTCTCACCCCGGTGGTGCGCCTTGCGGGCGGCCTTGTCGATGTAGTGCTTGGCGTCGGCGTCGATGCGCGCCAGGTCCTCGGCGTACGGGCTGTCCGGGGACGCCTGGTAGACACCGTTGGCGTCGGCCGTGGTGCCGTAGTAGGTGTCGATGTCCTTCACCAGGAGCCCGATGTTGTAGGGCTCGTGGGTGGAGTTCGCCGTCGACTGACCGGCGGTGGCCGCGCCGGCGCCGTAGAGGGCCCCGCCGGCGACGGCACAGGCGGCGACGAGGGCCGCGATACGAAGTGGCTTATGCATGACAGGTTTTCTACGCGCGTCACCACCGTGAGCGCGAGGCCCGTTGCCCGATCGATACCTTCCCGACCGGCCAACGGGCCCAATGCGGTGCCCCTCCCGGGTCAGTTCATGGTCGCGCCGACGGTGGTGCTGCCCGTGGTCAGGAAGGTCGTGTCAGGCAGGGAGCCGTCGGACTTGCGGGCGTTGTACGTGGTCGACGCGTCCGTGGACCTGAAGGCCGGGGTCGAGACACCGGAGTCCCAGTTGTTGCCGGCCGAGGTCACCTTGGAGCCCTTGCTGACCAGGCCGCTGCCGTTGCCGACCGCCAGGTTCCTTCCGAGCTTCGCGAAGCTGGTGGCGAAGTAGTAGCCCCACTTGGCGTTGGCGTACGCGGTGGTGCGGTTGATGACGATGGCACCGGTGTTGGAGTTCTCGGTGAAGCCGTTGCCCGCGTTGTCCCAGGCGGCGGAGTTGTTGACGACGTGGGCGACCGTCACGCCGTTGCCGCCCAGTTTGTAGCCGTTGCCGTTGCCCTCGAAGGCGGGGTCGTTCCAGCGGTTCTTGCCGTTGCCGAAGGACCAGGTGTGCTCGATGGTGACGGGGGACGAGAACGACCACAGGTCGATGCCGTCGTCCGAGTTGTTGTAGAGCCGGGCCCCGGTGACCAGGTTGCCGGTCCCGGAGCCGAACTTGATGGCGACGCCGTCGGCGTTCTGACCGTGGTCGGCGGCGTCGTAGTTGCCGTAGGAGTCGAGGTTCTTCACCGTGTTGTTCACGGTGCCGTCGCCGGTGAGCGTGAATCCGGAGTCGCCGCCGTTGATGGTCTTGATGTTGTTCCAGTTGGTGCCGGTGCAGGACTGGCAGACGACCGCGCTGTCCGGGGAGTTCTGGAAGGTGATGTTGGAGACGTTCCAGTAGTCGGCGGTCAGTTTGAAGATCCACGAGCCGGACGGCAACTTGGAGCCGTCGATCTTCACCGTCTCCGAGCCGTACGCGGTGAGCGTGATCGGCGTCGAGGAGGTGCCGTTGGCCGTGGACTGCAGGGTCGCCGTCGGATAGTAGGTGCCGCCGCGCACCTGGATGACGGTGCCGGCGGTGGCGGTCTTGACGGCGTTCGCCAGGTCGGTCGAGTTGCTGACGACGACCGTCGCGGCCTGCGCCTGGGTGGGGAGCACGGCGAGACCTGCGCCGAACGCCAGGGCGGCGCCCAGGGTGAGAGCGGTGCGACGAGACATGGAGTGCGGTCCTTTCGTCTCGGGGAAGGGGTGGGGGGTTGGTGCGTCAGTGGGGGACGCGGGGCCTGAAGTCGCCGAGGTAGGTCTCCCGCGTGTGGAGCGCGGCTTCCTCGTCCGTGAGTCGGGGGCGGTTGTCGGGCACGCTGATCACGGCGCCGGGTCCGGTGTTCCGGTACTCGCGGAAGCGCATGGACTGCCAGGGGTGGGCGTCCCGCATGTCGGTGTAGGGGGCGGCCGCGTCGATGCCGGGTCCGAGCCAGGTGTCCCGGACCACCAGCGACGGCCAGGCGGTCGTCTCGTACGACGGCACCCAGGGCCGGGCCAGCTTGTACGCCCCGTCCTCGGCGCCGGAGGTCACCCGGCAGCGGACCGCGAGGAATCCACGCGGGTTGGCGCGGGCCGTGGAGGGTGCGAAGACCATGCCCTCCGGCTTGAAGGCGACGTACCGGTCGAGCGTGTGGAAGTGGCAGCGTTCGAAGACGGCGGTGGCCCGGCCGAACACGAAGTCGACGTCACCCTCGATGTAACAGTCCCGGTAGTACTGCCGGTCGAAGGAGGCCAGGACGGTGGTGTCCGCGAACAGGGTGTCCTGGTGGGCCAGCAGCCGGACGCGGTGGAAGAGGGAGCGGTCCCCCGTCACGTACGCCGCGACCGCCTGCGTGCCCGTGATCTCCGGGTGGTCGGCCCGCAGCCAGTCGTTGGCGAGGGTCAGGTCGCGCACGGTCAGGCCGGGCGCGGCCGAGGTGAAGGTGGCCGAGCCGGCCGTGCCGTAGGTGCCGGAGCCGTCCGGTTTCCGGGTGCCGTTGGCGTTGTCGTGGACGATGACGGTGTCCCGGGGGTCGCCCGTGGCGCCGCGCAGGGTCAACTCGCGTGCGGTGGCGGGCACGCTCACGACCTCCCGGTAGGTACCCGGGTGGAGGACGATCGTCCACCCGGGCCCGGTGACCGCGTCCACCGCGGCCTGTACCGAACCGCCGGGGCGTACGTGCAGGACCCGGCGTGCGGCGGACGCGAAGGCGGGGGTGGTGCCGGCGGCGAGCAGACCGCCGGCGAATGCGGTCAGCAGGGTGCGTCGGTCCATTGTCAGCACCCCTTCCACCAGGGGGTCCAGTCACCGAGGTAGGCCTCGCGGGTGGCCGACCGGGCCTCCGGGGCGGTGAGCTGGGGCCGATTGGCGGGGACGCTGATCGCGGCGCCGGGTCCCGTGTTGCGGTACTCCGCGAACCGCTGGTTCTGCCACGGGTGGGAGTCGGACATGTTGGCGTACGGTGCGACCGCGTCGATGCCGGCACCGAGGTGGGTGTCCCGGACGGTCAGCATCGGGCGGGCGGTGGGGTCGGATCCGGGCACCCACGGACGCGCGAGCTTGTAGTACGCGTCCGGAGCCTCGCTGCTGATGCGGCTCCTCGTGACCAGGTAGCCGCGCGGGTCGGCGACCGCGGTCGAGGGGGCGAAGACGAAGCCGTAGGGGGCGGCTGCCAGGTCCGTCCGGTTCACAGTGCGGAAGTGGCAGCCCTCGAAGACGGCGGTGGCCCGGCCGAACACGAAGTCGACGTCGCCCTCGACGTAGCAGTCCCGGTAGTACTGCCGGGCGAAGGTGCCGAGCGCCATCGAGTCGGCGTACAGAGTGTCCTGGTGGCCGAGGAACCGGCACCGCTCGAAGGCGCTGCGGTCGCCCTGCACCTTGATGGCGACGGCCTGCGTGCCGGTGATCTCGGGGTGGTCGGCGCGCAGGAAGTCGTTGGTGAAGGTGAGGTGGCGGGCGGTGAACCCGTCGGCCTGCACGGTGGTGGTGGCCGAGCCTGTGGTGCCGTGGGTGCCGCCGCCGGGCTTGGGCGTCCCGTTGGCGTTGTCGTACACGATCACCACGTCCCGGGCGTTCCCGGAGGCGCCGATCCAGGTCATGCCGGTGCGGACGGCGTCCACGACGACCGTCTCCCGGTACGTCCCCGGGGCGATGACCAGCGTGTACCCGTCCCCGCTCGCGGCCGTGACGGCGGCCTGCACGCTGGTGAAGTCCCCGGCGCCGCCCGGGTGGACGTACAGGGTCTTCCCGGTGAGGCGGGCGGACGGCGAGCCGTACCGCCCGAACGCGGAGTCCGCCCGGGCGGGGCACGGGAGACCGAGCGCGACGGCGGCGCCGGCGCTCGCGGCGAGGAGGGCTCTGCGTCCCACGGTGGCCGCCACGGTCAGCAGACCTTTCCCGCACCCGCGCGGTGGTCGACGATCCCCGGAACCGCCCGGGCCGGGTCGACCTTGGTACGCAGGGTCGGCGTCCAGTCGGCACCCGACTGCAACGTCTCGCCGGGGATCTCCGCGTTGTGCACGGCGATCAGGTCGGTGAGCGTGCCGTTGACGTAGTTGTCGGCAGCGGTGACCGGCGCCTCCTTCCACTTCTTCAGGATCGAGCCTGCCTTGACCCCGTCGGGCAGCGTGAACGCGTTGTGCTCGGCGACGAGCTGGGACTCCATGCCGATGCCGTAGCTGTAGGAGTAGCCGTCGCCCGCCACGAAGTGGTTGTTGTAGGAGTCGACCTGCCCGAAGCGGACGCGCGGGGCGCGCTCGACCAGGTTCGAGAACAGGTTGTGGTGGAAGGTGACCTTCAGGTGGCCCCGGTCGACGGCGGCGGTGGAGGCGCTGTCGCTGTTGCCGATGAGGATCGTCTTGTCGTGGTCGGCGAAGACGTTCCAGGAGGCGGTCACGTAGTCGGCGCCCTTGACGATGTCGAGCTCGCCGTCGTGCTGCTCGTAGATCCGGCCGTAGTAGTACGGCAGCGTGCTGTCCGGGTGGTCGCCGTCGGTGAAGGTGTTGTGGTCCATCCACACGTGGGTGGAGCCGTAGACGACCGCGCTGTCGTACTCGGAGTTCCAGTTGCCGTCGGCGGTGTCGGTCGGGTCCCACTGCGGGAAGCAGTCGAGGGGGCTCTCGAAGGTCAGGTTGCGGACGATGACGTTGTCCACGCCCTTGATCTGGAGGCTTGCGCCCTTGAAGCCGGCGTCCTTGCCGATGCCGACGATGGTGGTGTTGGCCGGGACGTTCGCCTTGATGTAGGCGTCCTGGTCGGCGGCGGAGGCGCGGCGCAGGCCCTCGGGGCTGTTGTCGGGCTCGCCGTCCAGGTTCTTGCTGCGGCCCCACGTCTCGGGGGCGTAGGTCTTCAGGTAGGTGTCGAAGTCGTAGCCGGGCACCGCGAAGGACGCACAGCTCGGCCCGTCGGCGTCGATCATGCCCTTCACCTTGACGATCTTGGGGGCGGAGCCGCCGTCGGCGAGGGCGGCCTTGAACTGGTCCCAGGTGGTGACGGTGTAGACGTGCGCGGCGTCGGCGGCCGCTCCGCCGGTGGTGCCGGTGCCGTAGGAGCCCCAGCCGTCGTGCGCGGCGAGGGTCCGGCGGCCGAGGTCGCGGGGCTGGGCGGCGTGCGCGGCGGGGCCGGTCACGGTCAGGACGAGGGCGGTGCAGCCGATCAGCACGGTCGCCGTGGCTGTGGCTGTGGCTGTGGCTGTGGCTGTGGCTGTGGCTGTGGCTGTGGCTGTGGCTGTGGCTGTGACATGACCATGCCATTTCTGTGGGCGCATGGTGCGGCTCTCCTTGGGATGGATGGGTGGTTACGCGGCGGGCGGCGGCCAGGTGATCCAGGACTCGGGGATCTCCTCGCCGAGCCGGCGGACGTCCCGGGGCGCCAGCACATGCCGGTGCAGCAGCTCGCCCGCGACGAGACGGGCCACGGCGATCGCTCCGGGCGGGTTGAAGTGGGTGTTGTCCTGTTCGGTCGCCGTCCAGTTGAAGTACTTCTTGGTCTCCTCGACACCGAGCCGCTGCCACAGCGCCAGCGACAGGGCCTCGATGTCGAGCAGCGCGACACGCTCGTCCTCGGCGAGGGCGCGCATCGCCGCCGGGTAGTCGCCGTGGGTCGGCACGGCGTTGCCGTCCGCGTCGAACTTCCGCCGCTCGACGGGGGTGGCGAGAACGGGCCTGGCGCCGTGCGCCCGCGCACCGTCGATGTACAGGCGCAGATAGTCCTGGTAGGTGGTCCAGGGCTCGGTGTATCGGGCCGGGTCGGCGGTCTTCTCGTCGTTGTGCCCGAACTGGATGAGAAGGAGGTCGCCGGGGCGGATCACGGAGAGGACGGCGGCGAGCCGCCCCTCGTCGACGAAGCTCTTGGAACTGCGCCCGTTCACGGCGTGGTCGGCGACGGCCAGGCCCTCACGCAGAAAGAAGGGGAGCGCCATGCCCCACCCGGTCTCGGGCGCGGCGTCGGCGTACTTCTGGGCGGCCGTGGAGTCTCCGGCGATGTAGAGGGTGCGGTGGCGGCGGCCTGCGGCGCGCGCGGGGCCGCTCACCGCGAGGGCGAGCGGAACGGCGGCGACGGCTGCGGAGGTGACCTGTCTACGAGTAAGAGACACAGCGGGTGCCTTTCCACAGAGAGGTGGTGACCCGCACCCTCTCGAAAGGCGCGGGTCAGCGCTGATCCGAAACGGGTCTTAACGTTGCTGCTTCTTCCACTCGGCCTGGGCCTTGTTCAGCTGGTCCGCCAGGGTGTCCAGGAACTGCCGGGCCGTCATCTTCCCGAGCAGCACCTTCTGGAAGTTCGGCTCGTTGTCGGCCTTGGAGATCGTGTTCCAGTCCGGCAGGTAGTACGGCAGCTGCACGATCTTGGTGCCGGAGCCGTTGAGCGCTTCGGCCGCGAGCTTCGTCGGCTCGGCCTTCTGGATCCACGCGTCCTTCGCCGCGTCCACGTTCGCCGGCACCTGCCCCGCCGACTCGTTGAACTTCGAGTTCTCCTCGTGCGAGACGGCGAACTCGATGAACTTCCAGGCCGCCGCCTTGTTCTTGCTGGACTTGAACACGCTCAGACCGTCGACCGGGTTGGACACCTGCACCCGGGTCCCGTCGTCCAGCGTCGGGTTCGGAATGCCGCGGAACTTGTCCGGTCCGAGCGCCTTCACATGGTCCTGGTAGGACCCGAGGTTGTGGCTCAGCATGCCGATGGTGCCGCTGTCCCACTGGGCGACCATCTTGGTGAAGTCGTTGTTGACGTCGGCGGTCGGGGTGTCCTTCTTGTACAGCGCCACGTACTTCTCGAGGGCGGCCACGTTCTTCGGGTCGTTGACGGTGGTCTTGTCGCCGTTCCAGAAGGAGGTGATGCCGGTCTGGCTGTACATCGCGTCCAAGGCCGGTGCGATGGAGCCCTTGCCGCCCCGGATGGTGAAGCCGAACTCGTTCTTGCTCCTGTCGGTCAGCTTGTCCGCCGCCTCGTAGAACGTGGACCAGGTGGTCGGCGCGTCGAGGCCCGCCTTCTTGAACAGGTCGGTCCGGTACCACAGGGTGCCGTTGTTCGCGGAGGTCGGAATCTGGTACAGCTTGCCGTCGCCGCCCGCCGCCTTGCTGCTGTCCAGCAGGTTCTGGCTCAGCTTGCCGCCCAGCGGACTCTTCTCCAGGCGGCTGTCCAGCGGCTCCAGCGCGCCCTGCGCGGCGACCTCGGCGAGCATCGCGGTGCCGACACCGCCGACGTCGGGCAGGCCGCCGCCCTGGATGGCGGTGTCGTACTTGGACTGGGCACTCGCGGCCGGAATGCCGACGTAGTCGACCTTGATGTCCGGGTACTTCTTCTCGAAGTCGGCGATGACCTGCTTCCAGATGTCGGTGCGCACACCGCCGTTGTTGTCCCAGAAGGTGATCTGGCCCTTGCCGGAACCCTCGGTGCCCTTGTCGCCGGCGGAGCCGCTGCCGTCGTCGCCGCACGCGGTGGCGGTGAGGGCGAGCGCGGAACCCACGGCGACGGCCAGAGCGGCACGCCTGCTTCTGCGGTCGGTGATCTTCATTGATCGGCTCTCTTCTTCTGGTTACGACGGGGAGGTGAAGGTGTTTCAGGTGGAGGTGATGCGGAAGTGCGTGAACGTGGCCGCGCCGGCGTGTCCCTCGCCGGCGGGGGCGAGCGCGAAGAGGCCGAGCAGGGCGCCCACCCAGCGCCAGGGGGTTGCGGAGAAGACCTGGCCGGACGGCAGGAAGCCCTCGCCCAGGTCGTACGAGAACCGGCAGCGTGCCCCGCGGCCGATCTCGATCCGCAGTCGGGCCCGCCCTTCGGGTGCTAGTGCCCCGGCAGGCAACGTTCGCCCGTCAAGGAGCGGCGTTCGGTGCGTGCTCTCGGCGAGCCGGCCGGAAGCCCTCGTACTGGATGTACTTGGGCTTTCGGGCGGTGCGGCGAGTGGGGGTCCCCCCTGCTCGAAGAGCTTGGGGGAGCGTGCCGGGCGTCGCGACGGGGCGAACGTTGCCTGTTGGGGCACTAACCGCGGATACGCCGCGTCGCGCTCCGTCTCGGCCACCTGCTCGGCGAACCGGTGCACCAGGTGAACCGTCCCGTCGGCCCCCCGTTGCAGTCCGATCCAGCTGAACGCGTCCCCGAGCACCGCCAGCCCCGCCCGGGCCCCGGGCTCCTCACCGGCCAGCCGCAGTTCGACCTCAACCGCGCAGGGCCGTCCCGGCAGCCGCTGGGTGAGGACGTTCGGCAGGGTGCGCAGGTCATGGACGTCGGCGGAGCGGACGCAGGTCAGCCGTAACCCGTCGGCGGAGTGCCGGGTGACCCAGCCGCCTCTGGGGTTGGCCGTCCACTGCCACTGGCGGCCGTACCGTCCGCCGGGGAAGTCGTCGTCGGTGGCCGGCGCGGCGGGCGGCTGCGGCGGCAGGTCCGGCTTCGCGTGCACGGCGACGGGGGCGCCCTCGTCCCCGATGACCGGCCAGCCGTCCGTCCCCCAGCGCAGGGGCTGGAGGTGGACCACTCTCCCGTACGCGCCCCGCTGCTGGAAGTGCAGGAACCAGTCCTCTCCGGCAGGGGTGCGCACCCAGCCGCCCTGGTGCGGCCCGTTGACGTCGGTGTCCCCCTGCTCCAGGACGACCCGCTCCTCGTAGGGTCCGAAGAAGTCGCGCGAGCGGAAGGCGCCCTGCCAGCCGGTCTCCACTCCCCCGGCCGGGGCGAGGATCCAGAACCAGCCGTCGTGCCGGTGGACCTTGGGCCCTTCGAGGGTGAACCAGCCGGGGATCCGGTCACCGTCGACGATCACCTTGCCCTCGTCGAGGACCGCCGTGCCGTCCGGGTGCATACGGTGGCCCGTGAGCCGGTTCTTGATACCGGAGCGGGATTTCGCCCAGGCGTGCACGAGGTAGGCGTCGCCGGTCTCGTCGTCCCACAGCGGACACGGGTCGATCAGGCCCTTGCCCTCCTTGACCAGGTGGGGGCGGGTCCATGGGCCGCGGATCGCGGGGGCGTTGACCTGGTGGACGCCGTGGTCGGGGTCGCCCCAGAAGATCCAGAAGCGGTCGTCGTGGTGCCGGATCGACGGTGCCCACACGCCGCAGTCGTGGCGCGGGGAGGCGTACTCGTCCTCCGGCTCCAGGCGTTCGAGGGCATGCCCGACGAGGGTCCAGTTCACCAGGTCCCGGGAGTGCAGCAGCGGCAGTCCTGGCGCGCGGCCGAAGCTGGAGGCGGTCAGGTAGAAGTCGTCGCCGACGCGGACGACGTCCGGGTCGGACCAGTCGGCGTCGAGGACCGGGTTGCGGTACGTGCCGTCGCCCAGGTCCGCGCTGGTCAGGCTCATGGGCTCACCGCCTTGCGCACCAGGGCGGCGGCCCCGTCCCGGCCGAGGCGGCCGTCGGCGACGACGGTGACGATCCGGCGGACGACCGTGTCGCCGGGAGCGACGGTGAGCCGTTCCTCGTGGGCCAGGGAGGAGCCCACGCCGGGGTACTCCTCGGCGCGCACGAACCACGGGTCGCGGCGGGTGTCGTCGGTGGCCGCGGCGAAGACCAGGGTCCAGGTGCTGCCGCCGAGGGCCAGCCAGTCGGCGCGGGTGCCGTGGACCTCGCTCTCGCCCTGGCGATCGGCGGTGAAGACCCGCGGGGACTCTGCCTCCTTGCGGGCGCGCCAGAAGAAGCCGCCGTAGGCCGCGCCGGGGCGCCCGTTGGTGGCGGGGCTTCCGATCGACAGCAGGCCCGAGGTCACATTGGTGAGGGAGAACGTGAAGTCCATCGCCCAGGCGCCGTCGGTGAGTTCGGTGGCGGCGACGGTGCGGCGCTCACGCAGCAGTTCGCTGCGCGCGGCCACCCACCGCAGCTCCTCCACGAAGCCGTCGGGGTCGCGGAGCTGGAAGGCGCTGTGGCGCTGGGTGCCGTGGTCGTCCAGCTCGGTCGGCCCCTGCCCGCGGACGAAGGTACGCCCGCCCCAGAAGTTGTGCCCCTCGACGTCGGGAACGGCGACACCGACGCCGAGGTGGTGTGGGTGGTCGGCGGGGCTCAGCTCGGTCACGGCCGTGCCCGCCAGTGTGGTGACCGGGTGCAGGTAGGGGCGCGGCGAGAGCCGGGCAGGCAGCTCGGGGCGGGTGACGTAGCGGCCGACGGGGCGACCCGCGACACGCAGGACCAGCGAGTCGGTGGTCGTCATCGGGTGCTCACCTCTTCCGGGAGCACGGCCGGAAGCGCCCACGGCGCGTCCAGCTCGGAGTAGAGGGCGAGGGTGTCGGCGGCTGCCGCGACCAGGCCGTCGACGCCGGGTACGACACGGCGGTTCTCGCCGGGGATCCGGTGCCAGGCGCCCTGCGGAAGCGGTGCCGGGTCGGGGGCCTGCCGCACGGCCTCCACGACCTTCATGAAGGCGCCGGTCGAGTCCGGGGTGACCAGCAGCTCGTCGCCGTCGGTGAGGTGCCGGGCGAGGTTCTCCAGCAGGTCCGTCCTGCGGTACTCGAACTCCTCCGGGCCGTGGCCGGCCCGCTGCAGCAGCACGCGGTCCTGCTTGTACCAGAAGGTGATCCGGCCGCTGCTGCCGTGCACGAGGACGTACGGCTCGTCGGGGTGCTCGGCGCACAGGGTCGCGGCGACGGTGACGGGGCGGCCCTGCGCGGTGGTGACGCGGACGCAGGAGGTGTCGTCGGACTCGATGGCGTTGGCGTGCCACAGCTCGGTCTCGATGCCGGTGACGTCCTCGGCGCGGGTGCAGCCGCCCAGGGCCAGGGCGGTGGCGACGGCGTGGGCGAGGGGGTTGGTGAGCGCGCCGTCGACGACGTCGACGCCGTTCAGCCGACGCCTGCCGGCCCAGGGGACACGCCGGTAGTACGCCTCGTCGCGTGCCCAGGCACCGGCCCCGCCGACGCCGACGACCTCTCCGATCGCCCCTCGCGCCATCAGCGCCCGGATCGCGGGCAGGGCGTGCGAGCCCAGCGACTGGAAGCCGATCTGGCAGGCGACACCGGCCCGGGCCACCCCGTCGGCCATGCGCCGGAACTCGGCGAACGAGGGCGCGGGCGGTTTCTCCAGCAGCAGGTGGACGCCCTTCGCGGCGGCCGTCAGCGCCAGGTCCGTGTGGGTCGGGATCGGTGTGCAGACGACGGCGATCCGGGCCCCGGTGGCCTCCAGGAGCGCGCCGAAGTCGGCGGACTGCCGCGGTGAGCCCAGTCCCCGGGGGATCTCGTCCTCGGTCAGCGGGGTCAGCTCGCAGATGCCCGCGAGCCGTACGACCCCCCGGTGCTGGAGCCGGCGGATGTTCTCCATGTGCCAGCGGCCGTGTCCGCGGGCTCCGGCGAGTACGACGGGCAGTGCTGTGGTCGTCATCGGATCCTCCCCGCGCGCCATCTCTCGGCCGGCCTGGTCGACGGTTCCCCTCACCCCTTCACCGCCCCCGCGCTGAACCCCGTGATCAGCCACTTCTGGATGAAGGCGAACACGATCACGACGGGTACGGCGGCGATGATGCCGCCCGCGGCGAGCGCCCCGAGGTCGACGCTGTCCGCGCTCATCAGGGTGTTCAGACCGACCGGGATGGTCTGCTTGCTCTGGTCGGACAGGAACATCAGGGCGAACAGGAAGTGGTTCCAGGCGTGCACGAAGGCGAAGGAACCGACGGCGATCAGGCCGGGCCGCAGCAGCGGCAGGACGACGATCCGGAAGGCGGCGAAGCGGTTGCAGCCGTCCACCCAGGCGGCCTCCTCCAGCGAGGGCGGAACATTCCTGATGAAGCCGCTGATCAGAATCATCGACAGCGGCAGCTGGAAGACGGTCTCGGCGACGATGACGCTGCCCAGTGAGTTGATCATCCGCAGGTTGGCGAAGATCTGGAAGAGCGGGACCAGCAGCAGCGCGCCCGGCACGAACTGCGAGCAGAGGAGGGCGAGCATGAAGGCGCGCTTGAGGCGGAAG of Streptomyces cynarae contains these proteins:
- a CDS encoding glycoside hydrolase family 43 protein, with amino-acid sequence MSLTSADLGDGTYRNPVLDADWSDPDVVRVGDDFYLTASSFGRAPGLPLLHSRDLVNWTLVGHALERLEPEDEYASPRHDCGVWAPSIRHHDDRFWIFWGDPDHGVHQVNAPAIRGPWTRPHLVKEGKGLIDPCPLWDDETGDAYLVHAWAKSRSGIKNRLTGHRMHPDGTAVLDEGKVIVDGDRIPGWFTLEGPKVHRHDGWFWILAPAGGVETGWQGAFRSRDFFGPYEERVVLEQGDTDVNGPHQGGWVRTPAGEDWFLHFQQRGAYGRVVHLQPLRWGTDGWPVIGDEGAPVAVHAKPDLPPQPPAAPATDDDFPGGRYGRQWQWTANPRGGWVTRHSADGLRLTCVRSADVHDLRTLPNVLTQRLPGRPCAVEVELRLAGEEPGARAGLAVLGDAFSWIGLQRGADGTVHLVHRFAEQVAETERDAAYPRLVPQQATFAPSRRPARSPKLFEQGGPPLAAPPESPSTSSTRASGRLAESTHRTPLLDGRTLPAGALAPEGRARLRIEIGRGARCRFSYDLGEGFLPSGQVFSATPWRWVGALLGLFALAPAGEGHAGAATFTHFRITST
- a CDS encoding pectinesterase family protein, whose amino-acid sequence is MAATVGRRALLAASAGAAVALGLPCPARADSAFGRYGSPSARLTGKTLYVHPGGAGDFTSVQAAVTAASGDGYTLVIAPGTYRETVVVDAVRTGMTWIGASGNARDVVIVYDNANGTPKPGGGTHGTTGSATTTVQADGFTARHLTFTNDFLRADHPEITGTQAVAIKVQGDRSAFERCRFLGHQDTLYADSMALGTFARQYYRDCYVEGDVDFVFGRATAVFEGCHFRTVNRTDLAAAPYGFVFAPSTAVADPRGYLVTRSRISSEAPDAYYKLARPWVPGSDPTARPMLTVRDTHLGAGIDAVAPYANMSDSHPWQNQRFAEYRNTGPGAAISVPANRPQLTAPEARSATREAYLGDWTPWWKGC
- a CDS encoding right-handed parallel beta-helix repeat-containing protein, with product MSRRTALTLGAALAFGAGLAVLPTQAQAATVVVSNSTDLANAVKTATAGTVIQVRGGTYYPTATLQSTANGTSSTPITLTAYGSETVKIDGSKLPSGSWIFKLTADYWNVSNITFQNSPDSAVVCQSCTGTNWNNIKTINGGDSGFTLTGDGTVNNTVKNLDSYGNYDAADHGQNADGVAIKFGSGTGNLVTGARLYNNSDDGIDLWSFSSPVTIEHTWSFGNGKNRWNDPAFEGNGNGYKLGGNGVTVAHVVNNSAAWDNAGNGFTENSNTGAIVINRTTAYANAKWGYYFATSFAKLGRNLAVGNGSGLVSKGSKVTSAGNNWDSGVSTPAFRSTDASTTYNARKSDGSLPDTTFLTTGSTTVGATMN
- a CDS encoding pectate lyase family protein, which encodes MRPQKWHGHVTATATATATATATATATATATATATVLIGCTALVLTVTGPAAHAAQPRDLGRRTLAAHDGWGSYGTGTTGGAAADAAHVYTVTTWDQFKAALADGGSAPKIVKVKGMIDADGPSCASFAVPGYDFDTYLKTYAPETWGRSKNLDGEPDNSPEGLRRASAADQDAYIKANVPANTTIVGIGKDAGFKGASLQIKGVDNVIVRNLTFESPLDCFPQWDPTDTADGNWNSEYDSAVVYGSTHVWMDHNTFTDGDHPDSTLPYYYGRIYEQHDGELDIVKGADYVTASWNVFADHDKTILIGNSDSASTAAVDRGHLKVTFHHNLFSNLVERAPRVRFGQVDSYNNHFVAGDGYSYSYGIGMESQLVAEHNAFTLPDGVKAGSILKKWKEAPVTAADNYVNGTLTDLIAVHNAEIPGETLQSGADWTPTLRTKVDPARAVPGIVDHRAGAGKVC
- a CDS encoding pectinesterase family protein codes for the protein MDRRTLLTAFAGGLLAAGTTPAFASAARRVLHVRPGGSVQAAVDAVTGPGWTIVLHPGTYREVVSVPATARELTLRGATGDPRDTVIVHDNANGTRKPDGSGTYGTAGSATFTSAAPGLTVRDLTLANDWLRADHPEITGTQAVAAYVTGDRSLFHRVRLLAHQDTLFADTTVLASFDRQYYRDCYIEGDVDFVFGRATAVFERCHFHTLDRYVAFKPEGMVFAPSTARANPRGFLAVRCRVTSGAEDGAYKLARPWVPSYETTAWPSLVVRDTWLGPGIDAAAPYTDMRDAHPWQSMRFREYRNTGPGAVISVPDNRPRLTDEEAALHTRETYLGDFRPRVPH
- a CDS encoding ABC transporter substrate-binding protein, whose translation is MKITDRRSRRAALAVAVGSALALTATACGDDGSGSAGDKGTEGSGKGQITFWDNNGGVRTDIWKQVIADFEKKYPDIKVDYVGIPAASAQSKYDTAIQGGGLPDVGGVGTAMLAEVAAQGALEPLDSRLEKSPLGGKLSQNLLDSSKAAGGDGKLYQIPTSANNGTLWYRTDLFKKAGLDAPTTWSTFYEAADKLTDRSKNEFGFTIRGGKGSIAPALDAMYSQTGITSFWNGDKTTVNDPKNVAALEKYVALYKKDTPTADVNNDFTKMVAQWDSGTIGMLSHNLGSYQDHVKALGPDKFRGIPNPTLDDGTRVQVSNPVDGLSVFKSSKNKAAAWKFIEFAVSHEENSKFNESAGQVPANVDAAKDAWIQKAEPTKLAAEALNGSGTKIVQLPYYLPDWNTISKADNEPNFQKVLLGKMTARQFLDTLADQLNKAQAEWKKQQR
- a CDS encoding rhamnogalacturonan acetylesterase, which gives rise to MSLTRRQVTSAAVAAVPLALAVSGPARAAGRRHRTLYIAGDSTAAQKYADAAPETGWGMALPFFLREGLAVADHAVNGRSSKSFVDEGRLAAVLSVIRPGDLLLIQFGHNDEKTADPARYTEPWTTYQDYLRLYIDGARAHGARPVLATPVERRKFDADGNAVPTHGDYPAAMRALAEDERVALLDIEALSLALWQRLGVEETKKYFNWTATEQDNTHFNPPGAIAVARLVAGELLHRHVLAPRDVRRLGEEIPESWITWPPPAA
- a CDS encoding HAD family acid phosphatase; the protein is MHKPLRIAALVAACAVAGGALYGAGAATAGQSTANSTHEPYNIGLLVKDIDTYYGTTADANGVYQASPDSPYAEDLARIDADAKHYIDKAARKAHHRGEKPAVVFDIDDTLLLSLDYEKRYNYTYNSATWAAYVNRADRPAVFGSPELVRYAASKGVEVFYNSGLSEAQRSAAVENLKKVGADVNLDADHMFLKDAANPPSYLSGCATPGAWKCTTVQYKSGTRKHIEDLGYDIVANFGDQYSDLDGGYADRTYKLPNPTYFVS